The sequence AGAAATTACCACTTACTATTGAAGAGCTTCCGTTAATAGATTTTGTGCTATTTTCTCATGATCACTATGATCATTTAGATTATCATACGGTAAAGAAGCTTAAGGATAAGGTGGGGAAATTCTATGTACCACTAGGGTTAGGAAGCCATTTAATTCATTGGGGTGTAGAAGAAAATAAAATTATTGAAATGGATTGGTGGGAACAAATTCAACAGGATCAACTTACATTTGTTTGCACACCGGCAAGACATTTTTCTGGTAGAAGTATTAATGATCGAGATAGGTCGCTGTGGTGTTCTTGGGTGATGAAAGGGCAAAGCAGCAATCTTTTTTTTAGTGGTGATAGCGGCTATGGCCCTCACTTTGCTGAAATTGGAGAAAGATATGGTCCATTTGACCTTACGATGATGGAATGTGGCCAATACGATGAGAGATGGTCAGCCATTCATATGACACCAGAGGAAACTGTTCAAGCTCAAGTGGATGTTCAAGGCAAACGATTGATTCCAATTCATTGGGGGGCTTTTACTTTATCTCTTCACGCTTGGACGGACCCAATTGACCGAGTAACGCAAGAAGCCGAAAGAAGAAATGTAGTGGTAGCGACACCTAAAATAGGGAAGTGGTGCGGATTGACAGAGAGGATTATCCCAATTCTCTCTGGTGGAAATGAGAAAATTGACTGTTGTTTTGAGAAATTTCGTAAAAATTAAAAAACCTCGAGCTAGGCGAGGTTTTTTAATTCCTTATATTTCATTTCAGCGATAAATAGTTTTACGAAAACAGGATCCCACTGCATTCCGCTTCCCGCTTCAATGATGTTTAGGGCGGTGTCAAACGACATTCCTTTTCGATAAGGTCGATCAGAGGTCATGGCGTCAAAGGCATCCGCAACAGCAATAATCCTTCCAAATAGCGGGATTGCATCACCTTTAAGTCCTTCTGGATACCCGTTTCCATCATATCGCTCATGGTGATATTTGACTCCTTCCATGAGTGAGCGAATATCTTGAAGCGGTTTTACTTGTTGTAGAATATCATACCCAAGTTCAGGATGTTTTTGAATCTGAGCGTATTCTTCATCAGTTAGTTTGCCTTCCTTTAATAGAACTCCATCACTAATTCCAATTTTCCCGATATCATGAAGCTGTGCAGATTTTCGTAAATGGCTCAATTGGTCTTGGGTTAACCCAAATTTTTCACCAAGAAGAAGAGAATACTGGGTCACTCGGTTAGAGTGACCCGCAGTATAGGAATCGCGAGCATCCAGTGTGGCTGCTAGGATAGTAATTAGACTTTCAGATAATTGTTTATTTTGTTGATCTCGTTCTTGAATGGCTTGAACCATGTGATTGAACCCTGAGACAAGATGACTAAACTCATCCGAATACGTCTCACTTGTAAGATGCATTTGTCCTTCTTGTACCGCCTTCATTTCATGTTGAAGTTGGAGGATGGGCTTTTCGATATCCCGAAAAAATAAATAGGCCGAAAATAAGGCAAATAAGATCTCAAGAATAATAATGCCAAATGCCCACTCCCAATAGGTTTGAATGAAATCGCTTGAAGCTTGCTGGAGGCGAACTTGAGAAGCCAAACTAAAAAGAAGTAACGGAAAGATGCCGATAAATACGGTGCTGAATAATATTTTTTTCTTTAATGAAACGATAATCTTTCCTTTGAGTGTTAAGGTTGTCCCATATAATTTTTCTGCTTTATGGGAAATCACTGTTGATATTGTTTGCACAGCATGAATGGTTAAGTAAAATTCTATCAGAGCGTGCATTCCTCCAATCAGCAGCGCTCCACCACAAGCAAATACAACATACCGATACGGCAATGCGAGAAGTTCGAAGTGGATGAATAAAGTAGTGAGCGTTACAGCTGGTAAGGAGAGTCCAAAGAGATGAGGACCCATAATGCGCTTTAGCGTCTTAATTGGGAAGTGATGCGCGGCTAGAAAGCCCTTTTCAAGCTGCTCTAAGCTTATTTTTTCTTCCTTAAATGCTATCTTAATATCTTTTAAGTGATGATTAAAAACAAGAAATTCAGCAATGAACATACAGAGTAGAGAGGAAAAAAGAACGATGATTAAATAAAAAACATCTTGTTTTTGGAGCGTTAGCGTGAAAAATGTGAAGACAGAGCCAACGCCTAAGACCGCAATTGAAGACCCGAAAACATAGTTAATAATGAGTTTGTTGACAAATTTTTGATAGGGATTCAAGTGAGTATTCCTACCTTCTGTAATTTCTAAATAGGTATATTTTATCATAGAATCAGCGTGTGATATTCAATTTTTTTAAAAAAAAGTGTATATTAAGCTTCTAATTTATAAGGATACTATGTCTTAGTGATAGATGGAAAAGGGAAGAATACGGATGAATGAAGAACCGCAAAAACAGTTAAAAAGAGTATTGGAATATATCGAACATCATTTGCAGGAGAAATTAACTTTAGCTGAATTAGCCAAAAAATCAACTTACTCTTCTTACTATTTTTATTGAATATTTACCAAATTTGCAGGAGAGATACCAAGGGATTATGTAAAGAGGTTTAGACTTGAAAAAGCTGCGCAAGAGTTAATTTATGAGTCGAAAATGAAAGTGACAGCTATCACGGTGAAGTATGGATTTTCGTCGCTTTCTTATTTTTCTTCTGCCTTTACGGACTACTTCAATGCGAGTCCGAGGGCTTGGAGAGAAGGTGCCTACTTAGAAAAATTTCCAAGGCAATATCTTCATAGCAAGAGATCAAAACAATTGAGCAATAATAAAGAAGAAAAAGAAGAGAAACAGCCGTATAATCAATTTCAATGGATTGATCTTTCAAAGATAAAAACAGTGATTCTTCCAGAAGAAACATTTATTGTACAACAGTGAATGGGTGATTACTCAGCTGAAATTACTGAAACGTGGGAACAAATTTATTATTGGAGTAAAGCAAGGAATCTGTTCAGTGATAAAACCATTTCAGTTGGAATTCCGCGGAGTAATCCATACATAACTCCAGCCAATAAGCGTCAATATGATTGCTATATCTCGGTTTCAAAAGATTTTCCCCAGAACTTAGGTATAGAGAGAATAGTGCTTTCAGAAGGGAAATATGTACTTTACGAATTTGATAAACCTGTTCCTTATCATGTTCTCGTATTAATGATTATTTGTGGCATTCACGGCCTTTTTGCTTCAGTCCCTCTGTAAAGCAAAAAAAGTGCAAACGACTGGATTTAGATACAAAACTCGTAATAAATGTATCTTTTCTTGCTATAGAAAAAAGGTTCTAGTTTTCAATACTAGAACCTTTTTCTTATACTTCTTGTTCTTGTAAGCTCGCAGTTTTCAGCTTTTCTTCTTCGTCATCTTGATTCGTTGTACGCAGTGGAATTTCTTTTAAGAAGAAAGTCGTACACAATCCTAAGAGCACGATAATCGTTCCCCATAAAAACACACCGGTTAATGAAACATTCAATGCTTCTTTCATTATCACGATAAAGGAATCAAAAAGTGGTGTCATTTCGGCTGGAACGGAAGAGCGAATACTCTCCAATAATTCAGGGCTCATTAAAATTTGCGGATCTTGCATTTGTGCAAAATTTTCTTCTGCTCTAGGTGCGGGTTGAGGAAGAGTGGGTTGAACTTGTTCTAATTCTTTCTTCATAATGTTACCCATTACGGTACCGAAGATGGCTACCCCGATCGTTCCACCAATTTGTCGGAAGGTTTGCATCGCAGCAGTTGCGACACCTAGGTATTTATGACTAACCGCATTTTGAACGGTAATATTAAAAACTGGCATATTCATTCCAAGTCCTACTCCAACAATCACTAGCTGGAGAATGAGGCGAGTCATGGACGTTTCTACTTCTAACATTGAATTTAGAAACAATCCTGTTGCCATAATGACAAAACCGAGCAAAG comes from Bacillus sp. 2205SS5-2 and encodes:
- a CDS encoding HD-GYP domain-containing protein yields the protein MNPYQKFVNKLIINYVFGSSIAVLGVGSVFTFFTLTLQKQDVFYLIIVLFSSLLCMFIAEFLVFNHHLKDIKIAFKEEKISLEQLEKGFLAAHHFPIKTLKRIMGPHLFGLSLPAVTLTTLFIHFELLALPYRYVVFACGGALLIGGMHALIEFYLTIHAVQTISTVISHKAEKLYGTTLTLKGKIIVSLKKKILFSTVFIGIFPLLLFSLASQVRLQQASSDFIQTYWEWAFGIIILEILFALFSAYLFFRDIEKPILQLQHEMKAVQEGQMHLTSETYSDEFSHLVSGFNHMVQAIQERDQQNKQLSESLITILAATLDARDSYTAGHSNRVTQYSLLLGEKFGLTQDQLSHLRKSAQLHDIGKIGISDGVLLKEGKLTDEEYAQIQKHPELGYDILQQVKPLQDIRSLMEGVKYHHERYDGNGYPEGLKGDAIPLFGRIIAVADAFDAMTSDRPYRKGMSFDTALNIIEAGSGMQWDPVFVKLFIAEMKYKELKNLA
- a CDS encoding helix-turn-helix domain-containing protein, whose product is MFTKFAGEIPRDYVKRFRLEKAAQELIYESKMKVTAITVKYGFSSLSYFSSAFTDYFNASPRAWREGAYLEKFPRQYLHSKRSKQLSNNKEEKEEKQPYNQFQWIDLSKIKTVILPEETFIVQQ
- a CDS encoding GyrI-like domain-containing protein, with amino-acid sequence MGDYSAEITETWEQIYYWSKARNLFSDKTISVGIPRSNPYITPANKRQYDCYISVSKDFPQNLGIERIVLSEGKYVLYEFDKPVPYHVLVLMIICGIHGLFASVPL